A genome region from Bemisia tabaci chromosome 3, PGI_BMITA_v3 includes the following:
- the LOC109043855 gene encoding transmembrane protein 19 isoform X1, with protein MAQILPIVLTLIAVPLSMLMWAGNLAFSFISYRGDNNEVIPPVRWLVATLVPLIIAAWGLKRKSLNKSGAFLGLFVGFILTLSSWAFLGCLLTFFVTSSRATKFRSKQKEKMEEDFKEGGQRNWVQVLCNSGMAVQLALFYILDSGCGERPINFSQDYRASWLSLGILGAIACSNGDTWASELGPVLGSSQPFLITSGKSVPKGTNGGVSWPGLLASAAGGAIVGLVHYLCLIYILDSVTIERSPPQWPLILAGVFGGFVGSLVDSLLGATLQYSGLNKKTHVIVERPGKDVVHISGSRLLDNHSVNLLSSIIMGLLTPRIANLFWP; from the exons ATGGCCCAAATCCTTCCAATTGTATTGACTTTAATTGCCGTACCCCTGTCGATGTTGATGTGGGCTGGCAATCTGGCATTTTCTTTTATATCCTATAGGGGAGACAATAATG AAGTAATACCACCAGTCCGATGGCTTGTAGCTACTTTGGTGCCATTGATTATTGCAGCATGGggcttaaaaagaaaaagtctCAACAAAAGCGGAGCCTTTCTTG GTTTGTTCGTTGGTTTTATATTGACTCTGAGCAGCTGGGCTTTTCTCGGTTGcttattaacattttttgtcACATCATCCAGAGCGACCAAATTCCGaagtaaacaaaaagaaaagatgGAAGAAGATTTCAAGGAGG gTGGGCAACGGAATTGGGTGCAAGTACTGTGCAACAGTGGAATGGCGGTGCAGCTTGCTTTGTTTTACATTTTGGATTCTGGTTGCGGTGAACGCCCGATAAATTTTTCTCAAGACTATCGAGCTTCTTGGCTGTCGCTAGGTATTCTTG GAGCCATAGCTTGCAGTAATGGAGACACCTGGGCTTCTGAGCTTGGTCCAGTACTAGGATCTAGTCAACCGTTTCTCATCACCTCAGGAAAAAGCGTCCCAAAAG GTACTAATGGAGGAGTCTCTTGGCCAGGGCTACTAGCAAGTGCTGCAGGTGGTGCCATTGTCGGATTAGTGCATTATCTATGCCTGATTTACATCTTGGATTCTGTAACAATTGAGCGCAGCCCTCCTCAGTGGCCTTTAATATTAGCTGGAGTGTTCGGTGGTTTTGTCGGTAGTTTAGTAGATTCATTGCTTGGTGCAACACTCCAGTATTCAG GGCTAAACAAAAAGACACATGTTATTGTTGAACGGCCCGGAAAAGATGTCGTGCACATAAGTGGAAGTCGATTATTAGATAATCATAGTGTAAATTTATTGTCAAGCATCATCATGGGCCTTTTAACACCAAGAATAGCCAATCTCTTTTGGCCTTGA
- the LOC109043855 gene encoding transmembrane protein 19 isoform X2: MAQILPIVLTLIAVPLSMLMWAGNLAFSFISYRGDNNVIPPVRWLVATLVPLIIAAWGLKRKSLNKSGAFLGLFVGFILTLSSWAFLGCLLTFFVTSSRATKFRSKQKEKMEEDFKEGGQRNWVQVLCNSGMAVQLALFYILDSGCGERPINFSQDYRASWLSLGILGAIACSNGDTWASELGPVLGSSQPFLITSGKSVPKGTNGGVSWPGLLASAAGGAIVGLVHYLCLIYILDSVTIERSPPQWPLILAGVFGGFVGSLVDSLLGATLQYSGLNKKTHVIVERPGKDVVHISGSRLLDNHSVNLLSSIIMGLLTPRIANLFWP; this comes from the exons ATGGCCCAAATCCTTCCAATTGTATTGACTTTAATTGCCGTACCCCTGTCGATGTTGATGTGGGCTGGCAATCTGGCATTTTCTTTTATATCCTATAGGGGAGACAATAATG TAATACCACCAGTCCGATGGCTTGTAGCTACTTTGGTGCCATTGATTATTGCAGCATGGggcttaaaaagaaaaagtctCAACAAAAGCGGAGCCTTTCTTG GTTTGTTCGTTGGTTTTATATTGACTCTGAGCAGCTGGGCTTTTCTCGGTTGcttattaacattttttgtcACATCATCCAGAGCGACCAAATTCCGaagtaaacaaaaagaaaagatgGAAGAAGATTTCAAGGAGG gTGGGCAACGGAATTGGGTGCAAGTACTGTGCAACAGTGGAATGGCGGTGCAGCTTGCTTTGTTTTACATTTTGGATTCTGGTTGCGGTGAACGCCCGATAAATTTTTCTCAAGACTATCGAGCTTCTTGGCTGTCGCTAGGTATTCTTG GAGCCATAGCTTGCAGTAATGGAGACACCTGGGCTTCTGAGCTTGGTCCAGTACTAGGATCTAGTCAACCGTTTCTCATCACCTCAGGAAAAAGCGTCCCAAAAG GTACTAATGGAGGAGTCTCTTGGCCAGGGCTACTAGCAAGTGCTGCAGGTGGTGCCATTGTCGGATTAGTGCATTATCTATGCCTGATTTACATCTTGGATTCTGTAACAATTGAGCGCAGCCCTCCTCAGTGGCCTTTAATATTAGCTGGAGTGTTCGGTGGTTTTGTCGGTAGTTTAGTAGATTCATTGCTTGGTGCAACACTCCAGTATTCAG GGCTAAACAAAAAGACACATGTTATTGTTGAACGGCCCGGAAAAGATGTCGTGCACATAAGTGGAAGTCGATTATTAGATAATCATAGTGTAAATTTATTGTCAAGCATCATCATGGGCCTTTTAACACCAAGAATAGCCAATCTCTTTTGGCCTTGA